A genomic segment from Candidatus Oleimmundimicrobium sp. encodes:
- the lon gene encoding endopeptidase La — MSLKNRKNSLTDNLEIPKTLPLIPLRDLIIFPNLVVPLFVGRERSINALEAAMRENHLVALAVQKDVEVQDPLPEDIYDVGSVAIVMQELKLPDGTAKALVEGKARVKIKKFIQTDPYFKVEIETVEETAVKDIEAEALMRNLISQFEECARLGKPIPPEVLVAALNIDEPGRLADFVAFHLNLKTEGKQEILEAIRPKARLQKVSALLTKELEILELGSKIQSRVKEQMTKTQKEYFLREQLRAIQKELGIADERTVEAQELREKIAKAKMSEEVEKKALKEVDRLENMPPAAAEASIVRTYVDCLIELPWRKKSKEKLDIKKAERILNEDHYGLEKVKERVLEHLAVRKLAKDKMKEAILCFVGPPGTGKTSIGKSIARALGRKFIRVSLGGMRDEAEIRGHRRTYVGALPGRIIQNIKQAGINNPVFMMDEIDKVGADFRGDPTSALLEVLDPEQNNSFSDHYLEVPFDLSDVMFITTANILDTIPPALKDRMEVINFPGYTEEEKLKIAQQFLMSRQLENHGLTKNDLRITEGAIRKIIREYTREAGVRNLDRKIATICRQIARKIVEGERKLFKVTLDNLSDFLGLPQFSYGLAEEKDEIGVATGLAWTEAGGDIIFVESTLMKGTGKLILTGHLGEVMQESAQAALSYARSKAEEFGVPVDFCDKCDIHIHVPAGAIPKDGPSAGVTIATSLISVLTKIPVRKDVGMTGEITLRGHVLPIGGLKEKILAAHRAGLKKIVIPKKNEKDLEIVPEQVRKELKFVFVENVTEALKVALTKPLKPKKFTNKGEK, encoded by the coding sequence ATGAGTTTAAAAAATCGCAAAAATAGTCTCACAGATAATCTGGAAATACCTAAAACGTTGCCTTTGATACCACTGAGGGACTTGATTATCTTCCCAAATCTTGTAGTCCCTCTTTTTGTAGGAAGGGAGCGGTCCATAAATGCGTTGGAAGCGGCCATGCGTGAAAATCATTTGGTGGCTCTGGCTGTGCAGAAGGATGTTGAAGTGCAAGATCCGCTTCCTGAAGATATTTATGATGTGGGTTCGGTTGCTATTGTTATGCAGGAGCTGAAACTTCCTGATGGTACGGCAAAAGCTCTTGTAGAGGGGAAGGCTCGTGTAAAGATAAAAAAGTTTATTCAAACTGATCCTTATTTTAAAGTTGAGATTGAGACTGTTGAGGAAACAGCCGTAAAAGACATTGAGGCGGAAGCTTTGATGAGAAATCTCATCTCTCAGTTTGAAGAATGTGCCAGGCTAGGGAAGCCAATTCCTCCAGAGGTTTTGGTTGCGGCCTTAAATATCGACGAGCCGGGTAGGCTTGCTGATTTTGTGGCCTTTCATTTGAATCTAAAAACTGAAGGCAAACAAGAGATATTGGAGGCCATCCGTCCCAAGGCGCGCCTGCAAAAAGTATCTGCTTTATTGACCAAAGAACTTGAAATTTTGGAGCTTGGAAGCAAGATTCAGAGCAGAGTAAAAGAGCAGATGACCAAGACTCAAAAAGAATATTTCTTAAGAGAACAGCTGAGAGCAATTCAAAAAGAACTGGGAATTGCAGATGAGCGTACCGTCGAAGCTCAAGAATTAAGGGAAAAAATAGCTAAAGCGAAGATGTCGGAAGAAGTAGAGAAAAAAGCCCTCAAGGAAGTTGATAGACTTGAAAATATGCCTCCCGCTGCCGCGGAAGCTTCCATAGTTAGAACATATGTAGATTGTTTAATTGAATTGCCTTGGCGCAAAAAATCTAAGGAAAAGTTGGACATTAAAAAAGCAGAAAGAATTCTCAATGAAGATCATTACGGATTAGAAAAAGTAAAAGAGAGAGTGCTCGAGCACCTTGCCGTTCGCAAACTTGCTAAAGATAAAATGAAGGAGGCCATCCTCTGTTTCGTTGGTCCTCCTGGTACGGGTAAAACTTCAATTGGTAAGTCAATTGCAAGGGCTCTTGGGCGGAAATTTATCAGAGTTTCTTTAGGCGGAATGCGCGATGAAGCTGAAATCAGAGGGCACAGGCGTACTTATGTAGGCGCTTTACCGGGAAGAATAATTCAAAATATCAAACAGGCGGGTATAAATAATCCCGTTTTTATGATGGACGAGATTGATAAAGTCGGAGCTGATTTTCGGGGCGATCCAACCTCTGCTCTTCTTGAGGTTCTCGACCCGGAACAGAATAATTCTTTTAGTGACCACTATCTTGAAGTCCCCTTCGATCTCTCCGATGTTATGTTTATAACCACGGCAAATATTTTGGATACTATACCACCGGCTCTTAAAGATCGGATGGAGGTTATTAATTTTCCTGGTTATACGGAAGAGGAAAAACTAAAAATTGCTCAGCAGTTCCTAATGTCTAGGCAGCTTGAAAACCACGGACTCACGAAAAATGATTTAAGGATTACAGAGGGAGCTATAAGAAAAATAATAAGAGAGTACACACGAGAAGCCGGAGTAAGAAATCTCGACCGAAAAATAGCTACTATATGCCGGCAAATTGCCAGAAAGATTGTTGAGGGAGAGAGGAAACTCTTTAAAGTAACCCTCGACAATCTATCCGATTTTTTGGGCCTGCCACAATTTAGCTATGGTTTAGCAGAAGAGAAAGATGAGATTGGAGTGGCTACAGGGCTTGCTTGGACCGAGGCAGGAGGAGACATTATATTTGTTGAATCTACCTTAATGAAGGGGACCGGCAAACTTATTCTTACAGGTCATCTTGGCGAAGTTATGCAGGAATCTGCCCAGGCAGCTTTAAGTTATGCCCGCTCAAAAGCCGAAGAATTTGGTGTCCCGGTGGACTTTTGCGATAAATGTGATATCCATATTCACGTTCCCGCTGGCGCGATACCAAAAGATGGACCTTCTGCGGGAGTTACTATAGCAACTTCTCTTATATCTGTTTTGACGAAGATTCCTGTAAGAAAAGATGTTGGAATGACCGGCGAGATTACTTTACGCGGGCATGTGTTGCCAATTGGGGGGCTTAAAGAGAAGATACTCGCTGCCCACAGAGCTGGTTTAAAGAAAATAGTTATTCCGAAGAAAAACGAGAAAGATTTGGAGATAGTTCCGGAGCAAGTTAGAAAGGAATTGAAATTTGTCTTTGTTGAAAATGTAACCGAAGCTCTCAAAGTTGCTTTAACAAAACCTCTTAAACCTAAGAAATTTACCAATAAAGGTGAAAAATGA
- a CDS encoding metallophosphoesterase family protein: MRVGIISDTHVKNKEDLKRLEEIVNHYFVGVDMILHAGDMVDLRALEILRRVAQTVAVRGNMDFPETKQVLPEKTVVEAAGCKIGLIHGWSPAAGLPQRVRKEFKNVDCIVFGHSHEAFNRDIDGVLLFNPGSPMDRAFNTQNSVGFLNINQSAEERCDKIFGEIVKI; the protein is encoded by the coding sequence ATGAGGGTTGGCATAATTTCCGATACTCATGTCAAGAACAAAGAAGACTTAAAACGCTTGGAAGAAATTGTTAATCATTATTTTGTGGGTGTTGATATGATTCTTCACGCGGGTGACATGGTTGACTTGCGAGCTCTTGAGATTTTGAGGAGGGTGGCTCAGACGGTTGCGGTTAGAGGAAATATGGACTTTCCCGAAACCAAACAAGTGTTGCCGGAAAAAACGGTTGTTGAAGCAGCCGGATGCAAAATTGGCCTGATACATGGATGGAGCCCTGCGGCTGGTCTACCTCAGCGTGTAAGAAAAGAGTTTAAGAATGTTGACTGCATCGTCTTTGGCCACAGTCACGAGGCTTTTAATCGAGACATTGATGGTGTTTTGTTATTTAACCCCGGAAGCCCAATGGACAGAGCTTTTAACACCCAAAATTCTGTTGGTTTTTTAAATATCAACCAATCCGCCGAAGAGCGTTGTGATAAAATCTTTGGTGAAATAGTTAAGATTTAG
- a CDS encoding RNA chaperone Hfq, with amino-acid sequence MKEGNCQICGKKTEKLWVLNTAMYDNLELTKQRIRADICEKCAADIGEVVNRLKKLSQEPDSNRMQKAFNEAMAKKKLSEPSQKEPETPQVKKDEKKPEPKTTEKPETRYQPQRNKGFAQNEFLKTIHHSQEEIEILGVGNEIWRGTLNAYDDYSLVLKTKSGKELIFKHAIKSVKPAKKETFNASVRSFSKINPAKS; translated from the coding sequence ATGAAAGAAGGTAACTGTCAAATTTGTGGTAAAAAAACGGAAAAACTTTGGGTTTTAAATACAGCAATGTACGATAATTTAGAATTAACAAAACAACGGATAAGGGCCGATATTTGTGAGAAATGTGCCGCGGATATAGGCGAGGTGGTGAATCGTTTGAAAAAATTAAGTCAGGAACCAGATTCAAACCGAATGCAAAAAGCATTCAATGAAGCAATGGCTAAAAAGAAACTATCTGAACCCTCTCAAAAAGAACCCGAAACTCCCCAAGTAAAAAAAGACGAGAAAAAACCCGAACCCAAAACGACAGAAAAACCAGAAACAAGATATCAACCTCAAAGAAATAAGGGTTTTGCCCAAAATGAATTTCTTAAGACAATCCACCACAGCCAAGAAGAGATAGAAATCCTTGGTGTGGGAAATGAAATTTGGAGGGGAACCCTTAACGCGTACGATGACTATTCTTTGGTTTTAAAGACTAAATCCGGTAAAGAGTTAATCTTTAAACATGCCATAAAGTCAGTAAAACCGGCAAAAAAAGAAACCTTTAATGCCTCAGTGCGCTCGTTTTCTAAGATAAACCCTGCTAAATCTTAA
- the ppcA gene encoding phosphoenolpyruvate carboxylase, with the protein MEKKIPTSIMTQHPDATTYVPIQEEPKEAIFSLTPAPEGLGIEEAMVDFEGKLTPYQQTSQIVMGLLSKGIVPGKDVFVTPRIPSGIEEGVFRQLMALMSVVESNYQAWKKSKTYAIKEVILPMCSGAEEILSVRERIIDVIELAHKEFGLSKDRDLIQVIPLIETVPQVLDVYSIFKDYLIGCKKIGLKTDRLRFMLGFSDLALTYGMVPSALLSKIAIADSYRLQKEFKVEIAPILGGGVLPFRGHLSLENIDNVIRDYGGVRTLTIQSAMRYDHGYDKTRKLVEILKEKLPSSTPLKFDENLRSDLVNIVGVFVKHYLVCFYDLIDIVSKISDLIPRQRDRLARKSEVGYARDLPHPLELSGFLTDEALTGEIRKLYKKGKRELPRTISYTAALYSIGLPPEIIGAGRGLREVDERYGRRVLDLLLDNYVGLKNNLAFAYKFVHLANAAEFLPSKVISLVEEDLRFIEKYLGIRWYEKTKQDKFYGTILETMKPMLKQVIGVEEESIISDEGLESGLINEWILRLGKMRGSLG; encoded by the coding sequence ATGGAAAAAAAGATTCCAACCTCCATAATGACCCAACATCCAGATGCGACGACTTATGTGCCGATTCAAGAAGAGCCGAAAGAAGCCATATTTTCACTTACTCCCGCGCCTGAGGGGTTAGGGATTGAAGAGGCGATGGTTGATTTTGAGGGAAAATTAACTCCTTACCAGCAAACTTCTCAGATAGTCATGGGTCTTCTAAGCAAAGGAATTGTCCCGGGGAAGGATGTTTTTGTGACTCCTCGAATTCCCAGTGGAATTGAGGAGGGGGTTTTCAGACAACTTATGGCTCTCATGTCCGTGGTTGAATCAAATTATCAGGCCTGGAAGAAATCAAAAACATATGCTATTAAAGAAGTTATATTGCCTATGTGCTCCGGTGCTGAGGAAATTCTTTCTGTGCGAGAGAGAATCATCGATGTTATCGAGCTTGCACATAAAGAGTTTGGCTTAAGTAAAGACCGGGATCTTATTCAAGTGATTCCGCTTATAGAGACCGTGCCTCAAGTACTCGATGTTTATTCAATTTTTAAGGACTATTTGATTGGGTGCAAGAAAATTGGGCTTAAAACCGATAGGTTGCGCTTCATGCTGGGGTTTTCCGACCTCGCGCTTACTTATGGCATGGTGCCGTCTGCTCTTTTAAGTAAAATCGCTATTGCGGATAGTTATCGTCTTCAGAAGGAATTTAAGGTAGAGATAGCTCCTATTTTAGGAGGAGGAGTCCTTCCTTTTAGAGGCCATCTATCTTTGGAAAATATAGATAACGTCATCAGGGACTATGGTGGGGTTCGCACGTTAACCATTCAATCTGCCATGAGGTACGATCACGGGTATGATAAAACGAGAAAATTGGTGGAAATTCTAAAGGAGAAACTTCCTTCTTCAACTCCCTTGAAATTTGACGAAAATCTTCGCTCTGACTTGGTGAACATAGTTGGCGTTTTTGTTAAGCATTATTTGGTTTGTTTTTATGACTTAATAGACATTGTCAGCAAAATTTCTGACCTTATTCCAAGACAGCGAGATCGTTTGGCGAGAAAAAGTGAGGTGGGTTACGCTCGTGATTTACCTCATCCCCTTGAGCTGTCGGGTTTTTTGACGGATGAAGCTCTCACCGGCGAAATTAGAAAGTTATATAAGAAAGGGAAACGCGAGTTGCCGAGGACCATATCTTATACGGCCGCTCTTTATAGTATTGGTCTTCCGCCGGAGATAATCGGAGCGGGTAGGGGTCTAAGAGAAGTAGATGAACGCTATGGCAGAAGAGTTTTGGATTTGCTTCTTGATAATTATGTTGGGCTAAAGAACAATCTTGCTTTTGCTTACAAGTTTGTCCATCTTGCCAATGCGGCTGAATTTTTACCGTCAAAAGTAATCTCGCTTGTGGAAGAAGACCTTAGGTTCATTGAAAAATATTTGGGAATAAGATGGTATGAAAAAACCAAACAAGATAAATTCTATGGCACGATTTTGGAGACAATGAAACCGATGCTTAAGCAGGTTATAGGCGTGGAGGAAGAGTCGATAATTAGCGACGAGGGTCTTGAGTCCGGTCTTATAAATGAATGGATTTTAAGGCTCGGCAAAATGAGGGGAAGTCTTGGTTAA
- a CDS encoding VanZ family protein has protein sequence MVNRFPQRTRIQSLLIWVPPVSWMAVIFFFSSLPASDAPSFLPDYVFHFFEYAVLGFLFLRAFSGHKTTSVKAPPWAASASIIYAALDELHQFFVLTRDCSFKDFVVDVAAVLFVVLVAVLVKRKKIK, from the coding sequence TTGGTTAACAGATTTCCTCAGCGAACGAGAATTCAATCTTTATTGATCTGGGTTCCTCCCGTTTCATGGATGGCGGTGATATTCTTTTTTTCCTCTTTGCCGGCTTCGGATGCCCCGTCTTTCTTGCCCGATTACGTCTTTCATTTCTTTGAATATGCGGTTCTTGGTTTCTTGTTTTTAAGGGCGTTTAGTGGGCATAAAACAACTTCAGTGAAGGCTCCCCCTTGGGCCGCCAGTGCGAGCATCATTTACGCCGCTTTAGATGAGCTACACCAGTTTTTTGTTCTGACCCGGGATTGCAGTTTTAAGGATTTTGTAGTTGATGTTGCGGCGGTTTTATTTGTTGTATTGGTTGCTGTTTTAGTTAAGAGAAAGAAGATAAAATAG
- a CDS encoding Lrp/AsnC ligand binding domain-containing protein, with protein MVNAYILITAEAGEAGNIVKQAKKIEGVTSIDAVTGPYDAITFVEAPDFNTLGNLVVAKIQKIKGVIRTLTCILVEL; from the coding sequence ATGGTTAACGCATACATTCTAATTACAGCCGAAGCGGGAGAAGCAGGCAACATCGTTAAACAAGCAAAAAAAATTGAAGGAGTAACATCCATAGATGCCGTAACGGGGCCATACGATGCAATTACTTTTGTAGAAGCACCTGACTTCAATACCTTAGGTAATCTGGTGGTTGCAAAAATCCAAAAAATCAAAGGAGTAATCCGTACCCTCACTTGCATATTGGTTGAGCTATAG
- the selA gene encoding L-seryl-tRNA(Sec) selenium transferase → MTEKKKYLRKLSAVDEILELSAMKDLISNYPRMVVVNAVRTVINKLRKTIIEAKKDDELKDISLEPEDLVPLVSELVKEVMSPSLRRVINATGVVVHTNLGRSILAPSAVDAVLNVASSYSNLEFNLDKGVRGDRHSHVESLLCALTGAEAAMVVNNNAGAVLLALSTIANGKEVVISRGQLVEIGGSFRIPDVMRQSGAILKEVGATNKTYLEDYREAIGEETALLLKVHTSNFKVVGFAAEVSLQDLVTLGKEHNLPVMDDLGSGVFLDLSEYGLPSHEPTVCESVKAGADIVTFSGDKLLGAPQAGIIVGEKKLIEQMKKDPLTRALRVDKLTLAGLEETLRLYLDPAKAIEEIPTLNMILTPLLELKKKAAKLARKINEKIGTKYLVEIIEDTSRVGGGALPLVELPTAVVALSAKNLSVSKLESKLRKSDPSIISRVHEDKVFLDVRTIQPEEIEEIVGVLATIC, encoded by the coding sequence ATGACGGAAAAGAAAAAATATCTGCGGAAGCTCTCTGCTGTTGACGAAATTTTGGAGCTTTCTGCTATGAAAGATTTAATCTCAAATTATCCTCGCATGGTGGTGGTAAATGCGGTTCGTACTGTAATCAATAAACTCAGAAAGACAATTATTGAAGCTAAAAAAGATGATGAGCTGAAGGATATATCGTTGGAGCCGGAGGATTTAGTTCCTCTCGTGTCTGAGCTGGTTAAGGAAGTTATGTCCCCCAGTTTAAGAAGGGTGATAAATGCAACAGGAGTAGTTGTGCATACGAATCTGGGTCGCTCAATTCTCGCGCCATCGGCTGTTGATGCTGTACTTAACGTGGCGAGCAGCTATTCAAACCTCGAATTTAATTTAGACAAAGGAGTAAGAGGGGACAGGCATTCACACGTAGAGAGCTTGCTCTGTGCTTTAACTGGGGCCGAGGCGGCCATGGTTGTCAACAATAACGCAGGAGCAGTCCTTTTGGCTTTAAGTACAATTGCTAATGGTAAAGAGGTAGTTATTTCCAGAGGGCAACTTGTGGAGATTGGTGGGTCTTTCAGAATACCTGATGTTATGCGCCAAAGCGGAGCAATCTTAAAGGAAGTGGGTGCGACCAATAAGACGTATCTCGAGGATTATCGGGAGGCGATAGGTGAAGAGACGGCTCTTCTTCTTAAAGTTCACACCAGCAATTTTAAAGTTGTGGGTTTTGCTGCTGAAGTCTCACTTCAGGATTTAGTGACTTTAGGTAAAGAGCACAACCTGCCTGTTATGGATGATTTGGGCAGTGGTGTCTTTCTTGATTTGTCAGAATACGGCCTTCCTTCTCATGAACCAACGGTATGTGAATCAGTTAAGGCTGGCGCTGATATTGTTACTTTTAGTGGGGATAAACTCTTAGGTGCACCGCAGGCCGGGATAATTGTCGGCGAAAAAAAATTAATTGAGCAGATGAAAAAAGATCCGTTAACACGGGCGTTGCGTGTTGACAAATTAACACTTGCGGGACTGGAAGAGACTTTGAGGTTATATCTTGACCCCGCAAAAGCAATTGAAGAGATACCTACCCTCAATATGATTTTAACTCCCCTTCTTGAGTTGAAAAAAAAGGCGGCAAAACTTGCAAGGAAAATTAATGAGAAAATTGGCACGAAATATTTAGTTGAAATTATCGAAGATACATCAAGAGTTGGTGGCGGGGCCCTGCCTCTTGTAGAACTTCCCACAGCGGTTGTTGCTCTATCCGCAAAAAATCTGTCTGTTTCTAAATTGGAAAGCAAGCTTAGAAAATCTGACCCGTCGATTATATCCAGGGTTCATGAAGATAAAGTTTTTTTGGATGTCCGGACAATTCAACCTGAGGAAATAGAGGAGATAGTTGGAGTTTTGGCGACGATTTGTTAG
- the selB gene encoding selenocysteine-specific translation elongation factor has translation MKNIIIGTAGHIDHGKTTLIKALTGADTDRLIEEKKRGISIDLGFAQFQLPGGNVAGIVDVPGHERFVKNMLAGATGMDLVLLVVAADDGVMPQTKEHLAIANLLGVKKAVVAVTKADLVDDDWLDLVIEDIKGVLKGTSFADSPIIPVSAIKKTGIEDLIKEVDRVAREVTEKDLNSPYRLPIDRVFSLKGAGTVVTGTLWSGEMSVEEQVVILPSGLNARVRSLQVHDKPVETAYAGQRVAVNLAGLNREDVKRGDVILPLGYLKPTSIFDAKFHLLTDAPKSLKNRTRVRIYHATHEVLGRIIFLNKDELKPGESDFVQFNLEAPIVPRYGDRYVVRQYSPVYTIGGGRIIDGHPRKHKRFRPDVISKLEILEGGNLKEIAGLIFKESSTTPMTKDDIIVHYEFSRDELDVILELFLKEGKLLSLRVGDNAFYIFKEGYEKLKMATLDYLKKHHVENPLSPGVKKDVIRAQVMPHLSFKQADAILGELNASKSVVLEGDIVRHFEVKTELSGEQKGELEKVLSKLKEGKFAPLTLNELENNLNISKDELREYLRILTSKGDVVRIKHDIFYYSDAINEIKDELISFLKKNKKMGPAEFKDLLGVTRKHALPLLEYFDSQKITRRVGSDRVLR, from the coding sequence TTGAAAAATATAATTATTGGGACAGCGGGTCATATTGACCACGGAAAAACAACTCTAATAAAAGCTTTAACTGGAGCAGACACAGATCGCTTAATTGAGGAGAAAAAAAGAGGAATTTCTATAGATCTCGGTTTTGCCCAATTTCAATTGCCCGGTGGAAATGTTGCAGGGATAGTTGATGTTCCGGGTCACGAGCGGTTTGTTAAAAACATGTTAGCCGGGGCAACGGGAATGGATCTTGTTTTGTTAGTTGTAGCGGCTGATGATGGGGTAATGCCACAAACAAAAGAACACTTAGCTATCGCCAATCTTTTGGGAGTGAAAAAGGCTGTAGTAGCGGTGACGAAAGCCGATTTGGTTGATGATGATTGGCTCGATTTAGTAATAGAAGACATTAAGGGTGTTTTAAAAGGAACTTCTTTTGCGGATTCTCCAATAATACCCGTTTCTGCCATTAAGAAAACAGGCATTGAAGATTTAATAAAAGAGGTAGATAGAGTTGCCAGAGAGGTAACCGAGAAAGATTTAAATTCCCCTTATAGATTGCCTATCGATAGAGTTTTTTCTTTAAAAGGAGCTGGCACGGTGGTTACGGGCACTCTTTGGTCCGGAGAAATGTCTGTGGAAGAGCAAGTCGTAATTTTGCCAAGTGGGCTCAATGCACGAGTTAGAAGCTTACAGGTACACGATAAACCGGTTGAAACAGCCTACGCGGGCCAGCGTGTCGCAGTTAATCTTGCGGGCCTAAACCGGGAAGATGTCAAAAGAGGCGATGTCATACTCCCCTTGGGTTATTTGAAGCCAACAAGTATCTTTGATGCCAAATTCCATCTTTTAACAGATGCGCCAAAATCTCTAAAAAACAGGACAAGAGTTAGAATTTACCACGCTACGCACGAGGTTTTAGGCAGGATAATTTTTCTCAATAAAGACGAGCTAAAGCCAGGGGAAAGTGATTTTGTCCAATTTAATTTAGAGGCTCCAATAGTTCCAAGGTATGGGGACAGGTATGTTGTTCGACAGTATTCCCCGGTTTACACCATTGGTGGAGGCAGAATCATAGATGGGCATCCGCGTAAACATAAACGGTTTAGGCCTGATGTGATTTCTAAATTGGAAATTTTAGAAGGAGGCAATCTTAAGGAGATTGCGGGGCTTATCTTCAAAGAATCTTCCACTACGCCCATGACTAAAGACGATATTATTGTCCATTATGAGTTTTCGAGAGATGAGTTAGATGTAATCCTTGAATTGTTTTTAAAAGAAGGGAAATTATTGTCTCTCCGGGTAGGGGATAATGCTTTTTATATTTTTAAAGAAGGGTATGAGAAATTAAAAATGGCAACTCTTGATTATTTAAAGAAGCACCATGTAGAAAATCCATTGAGCCCCGGAGTGAAAAAAGATGTGATAAGGGCTCAAGTTATGCCCCACCTTTCTTTCAAACAAGCCGATGCTATATTGGGAGAGTTAAATGCCTCCAAGTCGGTAGTTTTAGAAGGAGACATTGTTCGTCATTTTGAAGTTAAGACTGAACTAAGTGGAGAGCAAAAGGGCGAGCTTGAAAAGGTATTGTCTAAGTTGAAAGAAGGTAAATTTGCTCCTCTTACCTTAAATGAACTGGAAAATAATCTTAATATTTCCAAGGATGAGCTTAGAGAGTATTTAAGAATATTGACTTCAAAAGGTGATGTTGTAAGAATAAAACACGATATATTTTATTATAGCGATGCTATTAACGAGATTAAAGATGAGCTGATTAGTTTTCTTAAAAAAAATAAGAAAATGGGTCCCGCGGAATTTAAGGATCTTTTGGGCGTAACTAGGAAACATGCCTTGCCTTTACTTGAATACTTTGATTCACAAAAAATAACTCGAAGGGTCGGAAGCGATAGAGTGCTAAGATAG
- a CDS encoding sensor domain-containing diguanylate cyclase, protein MKKEFQEKLEIFEKIQWLIKLRWIVVSCAFIVIWLTKMLAPTEFFATPFYILAGLIACYNLLFGFYLESLNVEDDEDKAKKFANMQVSLDIAILAMVVYFTGGAESPFISVFILHIITAGISLTTKESFMQATLALTLVTSIVVLEYFSIIPHHELAILYPLPYNQYTDGRFVITIIFKLSIMFFFTVYLISYLSSLLNKKQEGTRELSTLLNISKSLGSTLELDSILNLILNTAISETGTSAGSIALFDEEKEELGVRAAKGFSEEFLNKTLKWKLRKDGVTDMILKGEKPLVIEDSSKEPAFNSSTLLNEGVKSLIAVPLFTDHKTIGILYVDDFKPREFTESEVRLVSFLATQAAVAINNAQFHEKTKRLAITDGLTGVYNHRYFSETLESEAKRANRYHSSLSLTMIDVDDFKIYNDTHGHLEGDILLTKIAYFLVECTREIDLIARYGGDEFAIISPETDKEQAFEMAERIKAEIADKFLKEREIYAIIKLSFGVASLPCDAVDADDLIKKADEALYQAKRAKKKKVYAFKASTKGA, encoded by the coding sequence ATGAAAAAAGAGTTTCAAGAAAAACTTGAAATTTTTGAAAAAATCCAATGGCTTATTAAATTAAGATGGATTGTAGTGAGTTGTGCTTTTATTGTTATTTGGCTGACAAAAATGCTGGCCCCGACGGAATTTTTCGCCACTCCATTTTATATATTAGCGGGACTTATTGCTTGCTATAATCTGTTGTTTGGTTTCTATTTGGAATCATTGAACGTAGAAGACGACGAGGATAAAGCCAAAAAATTTGCTAATATGCAGGTATCTCTGGATATAGCTATTCTTGCAATGGTTGTATATTTTACGGGTGGGGCGGAAAGCCCGTTCATCAGTGTTTTCATTTTACATATAATTACGGCCGGGATTTCGCTTACCACTAAAGAAAGTTTTATGCAAGCTACCCTGGCTTTAACTTTAGTTACTTCGATTGTTGTTTTGGAGTATTTTTCCATAATTCCTCATCATGAATTAGCCATACTATATCCTCTTCCTTATAACCAATATACTGATGGAAGGTTTGTAATTACAATAATTTTCAAGTTATCCATCATGTTCTTTTTTACCGTATATCTTATTAGTTATCTCTCGAGTCTTCTTAATAAAAAGCAAGAAGGGACAAGAGAGCTTTCAACTCTTTTAAATATCAGTAAATCGTTGGGATCTACCTTAGAACTCGATAGTATCCTGAACTTAATCTTAAATACGGCAATTTCTGAAACGGGAACTTCTGCTGGCAGTATCGCGCTTTTTGATGAAGAAAAGGAGGAGCTTGGCGTTAGGGCTGCTAAGGGATTTAGTGAAGAATTTTTAAACAAAACGCTTAAGTGGAAGTTGAGAAAAGATGGAGTGACGGATATGATTTTAAAAGGAGAAAAGCCCTTGGTGATTGAAGATTCCTCAAAAGAGCCGGCTTTTAATAGCTCAACATTATTAAATGAGGGGGTTAAATCACTTATAGCTGTTCCCTTGTTTACCGATCATAAAACAATTGGGATTCTTTATGTCGATGATTTTAAACCTCGGGAATTTACCGAAAGTGAAGTGAGATTGGTTTCGTTTCTTGCAACTCAAGCGGCGGTTGCAATAAATAATGCCCAGTTTCATGAGAAAACAAAAAGGCTGGCAATTACAGATGGTTTAACAGGAGTTTATAACCACAGATATTTTAGTGAGACGCTTGAAAGCGAAGCCAAGAGAGCAAACCGGTACCACAGTTCACTTTCTCTAACAATGATAGATGTGGACGACTTTAAAATATATAATGATACTCATGGTCACCTTGAAGGAGATATCTTATTGACAAAAATTGCATATTTTCTCGTCGAATGTACTCGTGAGATAGATTTAATTGCTCGTTACGGGGGGGATGAGTTTGCCATAATTTCTCCCGAGACCGACAAAGAACAAGCTTTTGAAATGGCAGAGAGAATTAAGGCCGAAATTGCAGATAAATTTTTAAAAGAAAGAGAAATTTACGCTATTATTAAATTAAGTTTTGGAGTGGCTTCGTTGCCTTGTGACGCAGTAGACGCCGATGACTTGATTAAGAAAGCTGATGAAGCTTTATATCAGGCGAAGCGGGCAAAAAAGAAAAAAGTATACGCTTTTAAAGCATCAACCAAAGGCGCGTAG